In Indioceanicola profundi, the genomic stretch ATGGCTGCCTTACCGATCGGGATCATGCTGGCCTTTTTCAGCCGGACAACGGCGGCGCTGTCGGCAGACGCCTCTTCCACGATCGGGGTACGGGCTCCGCCGCCGGTGGGGAGACCGCGCATGTCCAGCAGGTCCTTCACCGCCAGCGTGCGGCCGGCAAGCGGACCCGCCTTTCCTTCACGTTCCACGGCCCAAGCGGTCTCGCGCGCGAGTTCGGGAACAACCAGCGCGAAGGCGTTCAGCACCCGGTCGAGCCGGCCAATGCGCGCCAACTGCGCTTCCACCTGTTCTGTCGGGCGCATGGTCTCAGGCTCGTTCATGCTCTGCCTCTCATCGGGATTAGTCCGTCATCGGCTATCGACCGCGCCAAGCTGCCGGCCATAGATTAGATGACCCTTTCTGTGAAACTTTACACCCAGGCCAGCGGCCTGGGTGTTTTGTATATGCCGGGCGACACGACCAGCCTTGTGCCTGCGGCAGTTGACATCGGTGCGGACTGCTCCCTAAATCCGCTTCGCATACCGGCCCATCATTTTATTGTCGTGCCCTGCACGAAGGTCCGGACACCAGCACCGAAGGAAGCTTCATGGTCCGCTCCGCCGTTTTCGCCCTGTCGGCCGCCCTTGCGCTGACCCCTGCCGCCGCATTTTCCCAGAACACGCCCGCCCCTGGAACGGAAACGCCGGCCGGTGAAAGCGGATCGACCACTGGCACCGGTTCAACCGGAACCGGGCAGCCTGCGGGTTCCAGCAGCGCTATCAGTTCAGCATTGGGCAGCATTGCCGTTCCGGCCGGAATCGGCGCGCTGGCGATCGCCGGAGCCGCTCTCGCCGTGGCAGCGGGTGGCGAGGACAGCGACGGCGGCCCGGCCACCGGAACGACGACCTCTACCACCACAAGCACGCGCTGACCCGGACCGGCCGCTATCAGGATACGGACCGGATCGCTGAGGGAGAGGAGTTCCGTGCCTTTGTTCAGGCGGGCGGCCAAGGCGATCCTCCTCTGCACTGCACTGGTCCTGGCAGCGCCGGCGTTTCCGCCGCTGGCCTCGGCGGTCGCGAAGGAAAGTTGCAAGGTCCAGATCCGGAACCTCAATCACATAGAGGTTCCGGACGATTACGATCCCTATGAGGGCGTTCGGATCGGCTATCACCAGTTCGAGGTCCAGCATCAGAACGGCCCCGGCTGCCGCTTCATGGTATCGGCCGATGACGGCAGCAATGGCGGCCGCCAGATGCGGTTCGGACAGAACCTCCTGGATTACGAGCTCTATACCAGCGCGGACTTGAGCCAGCCGGTGGCAAGCGAAGGCGGACCGGTCTCGGCCACCTTCACGGGATATGTGGATGCGGAGAAGGATCAGACCCGCTTCACCCTGTTCAGCATGGTTCCTGCCGGCCAGCTTGTGCGCAAGGGCAGTTACAACGACCAGATCCGGTTCGAGATCTACGAGTTGGAGGACGGCGTTCCGACCCAGCTCCTGGACACCAGCAACACCCAGGTCCGTGCGCGGGTGCGCGAGGTGGTGCAGGCTACCGTCATCATCGGCGGAGTCCCCCGCGCCCTGGCTGGCACCGTCGGCACGGTCGAACTAGGTGAGTTGACCGATGGCGGCGAAGGGCATTTCGAACTGGAGGTGAGCGGGAACGGCGAGTTCGACCTGTATCTGAGTTCGGAGAATGGCGGGGAGCTGCGCCGTGCCGGCAGTGGCCCCGGCATCCCCTACCGCATCAATGTGGACGGACAGACGGTTGACCTTCGCTCCAGCCGTACGCTGATGCTGGACGGTGACGGGCAGAGGCGCTACTCTTTAGTGGTATCGTCCCAGCGGGTTGACCAGGCGATCGCCGGCACCTACGGGGACAATCTGTATCTGAGCGTCGAAGCCCGCTGAAAACCGGCGTGCAGGCGCTCCGACCAGGGAGACGGGCATGCGGGACGCGAAACTGCGCGGCATGTTCAGCAGCGTTCATGCCCTGCCTGCGGTGGTTGGGGCCTGTGTGGCGCCCGGTCACGGACCAGCGCTCCTGCTGGCGCTTTCCATACTGACGGCGGGCACGCCTGGCATGGCCGCGTCTCAGGTGGAAATCCGCCTGCGCGGCGTCGTCCCGGCGGTCTGCACGGTCAGCGTCAGCAATGCGTCCTCGAACCTGAACATCGTTCAGGGCGAGTCGGGGACGCAGATCGCGACGGTGACCGAACTGTGCAATGCTGTCAGCGGCTACAAGGTCAGCGTCGAATCCGCAAATGGCGGTCGCATGATGCCGGACCTGGGGGGGGTGGGCATCGCCTACAGCCTGTCCTACGACACTGCCGCCGTCGGTTCAGGTGGCGGGCTGGTCGCGGAGCGGGCGCCAACCGGTGCGGCACGGCAATCCGTCCTGTCGGCGACCCTGCCTGCATCGCCCCAGGCCAATGCAGGTAACTACAGCGATACGGTGACGGTCTCGATCAGTGCCAAATAGCCTGAATTGACTGCCACCGCCGCTTCCTTGCCGGCCTGGAGCCCGCATGTCAAAACCCGATCTGGTTTTGGAAAAGGCAGACCGGAAGGGCGACCATGGAAAATGGAACGGTCCTGGTCACGGGCGGGGCGGGTTACATCGGCAGCCATGCCGCCCTGGCCCTGCTGGATGGCGGCTGGAACGTGGTGGTCCTGGATAATCTCTGCACCGGCCGTCGGCATCTGGTTCCCGACCGCGCCAGCTTCGTCGAAGGCGATGTCGCAGACCAGAATCTCGTCTCCAGCCTGCTGACCGGTCGCCGCATCGATGCGGTGATGCATTTCGCCGGATCGGTGGTGGTGCCGGAGTCGGTCGCCGACCCGCTTAAATATTATGCCAACAACACGTCCGCGACCCGCAGCCTTATCGGTTGCTGCGTAGAGGCCGGCGTGGAGCGGATGATCTTTTCCTCCACCGCCGCCGTCTATGGCACGCCCGATACGCGGATGGTGGATGAGGGCGCACCGACACGCCCCATCAGCCCCTATGGGCGGTCCAAGCTAATGAGCGAATGGATGCTGGAGGATGTGGCGCGGGCACATCCCTTCCGATTCACGGCCCTGCGCTACTTCAATGTTGCCGGCGCCGACCCGGAGGGGCGTTCGGGCCAGGCGACGCCCAACGCAACCCACCTGATCAAG encodes the following:
- a CDS encoding Csu type fimbrial protein, which translates into the protein MRDAKLRGMFSSVHALPAVVGACVAPGHGPALLLALSILTAGTPGMAASQVEIRLRGVVPAVCTVSVSNASSNLNIVQGESGTQIATVTELCNAVSGYKVSVESANGGRMMPDLGGVGIAYSLSYDTAAVGSGGGLVAERAPTGAARQSVLSATLPASPQANAGNYSDTVTVSISAK
- the galE gene encoding UDP-glucose 4-epimerase GalE translates to MENGTVLVTGGAGYIGSHAALALLDGGWNVVVLDNLCTGRRHLVPDRASFVEGDVADQNLVSSLLTGRRIDAVMHFAGSVVVPESVADPLKYYANNTSATRSLIGCCVEAGVERMIFSSTAAVYGTPDTRMVDEGAPTRPISPYGRSKLMSEWMLEDVARAHPFRFTALRYFNVAGADPEGRSGQATPNATHLIKVACEVAAGKRTGFDIFGTDYDTPDGTCVRDYIHVADLAAAHVQALERLMAGGESIIMNCGYGRGYSVREVVAAVERGSGRSIHAAAGDRRPGDPVALVADNRRIREVLGWTPKHDDLDFIVRTALDWELKEAA
- a CDS encoding spore coat protein U domain-containing protein is translated as MPLFRRAAKAILLCTALVLAAPAFPPLASAVAKESCKVQIRNLNHIEVPDDYDPYEGVRIGYHQFEVQHQNGPGCRFMVSADDGSNGGRQMRFGQNLLDYELYTSADLSQPVASEGGPVSATFTGYVDAEKDQTRFTLFSMVPAGQLVRKGSYNDQIRFEIYELEDGVPTQLLDTSNTQVRARVREVVQATVIIGGVPRALAGTVGTVELGELTDGGEGHFELEVSGNGEFDLYLSSENGGELRRAGSGPGIPYRINVDGQTVDLRSSRTLMLDGDGQRRYSLVVSSQRVDQAIAGTYGDNLYLSVEAR